From the Streptomyces sp. Tu 2975 genome, one window contains:
- a CDS encoding DEAD/DEAH box helicase, giving the protein MTLPVALSGSDVIGQAKTGTGKTLGFGLPLLERVTVPADVEAGRAEPGQLTDAPQALVVVPTRELCTQVTNDLLTAGKVRNVRVLAIYGGRAYEPQVEALRKGVDVIVGTPGRLLDLAGQKKLDLSHVRALVLDEADEMLDLGFLPDVEKIIQQLPAKRQTMLFSATMPGAVIGLARRYMSQPTHISATSPDDEGATVRNTTQRVYRAHSMDKPEMVSRILQAEGRGLAMIFCRTKRTAADIADQLARRGFASGAVHGDLGQGAREQALRAFRNGKVDVLVCTDVAARGIDVEGVTHVINYQSPEDEKTYLHRIGRTGRAGASGTAVTLVDWDDIPRWQLINKALDLGFPDPPETYSTSPHLFEELSIPAGTKGVLPRAERTRAGLSAEEVEDLGETGGRGRRASASAPAAHEERPARTRTPRQRRRTRGGETTAETAVAEAVVPEQAAGEASAEPRTPRRRRRTRVGAQATAEATAVVETVERTAPVVEAEAETESKPRRRRTRGAAQAVVAEAEAVVAVAETATEPEAEAKPRRRTRAAKAVDAVEAGTGPVDAEAAVETKPRRTRTRAVKAVDTAEATDTEAKPRRTRAAKAVDTAEAAVTVEADTETKPRRTRARKAVATVEADEAVEADTGTKPRRTRARKAAEPKAAVAAETTVEPEAKPRRTRARKAVAQPES; this is encoded by the coding sequence ATGACGCTCCCCGTCGCGCTCTCCGGCTCCGACGTCATCGGCCAGGCCAAGACCGGCACCGGCAAGACCCTCGGATTCGGCCTGCCGCTGCTGGAGCGCGTCACCGTCCCCGCGGACGTCGAGGCCGGCCGGGCGGAGCCCGGGCAGCTGACCGACGCCCCCCAGGCACTGGTCGTCGTCCCCACCCGCGAGCTGTGCACCCAGGTCACCAACGACCTGCTGACCGCCGGCAAGGTCCGCAACGTCCGTGTGCTGGCCATCTACGGCGGCCGGGCGTACGAGCCCCAGGTCGAGGCGCTGAGGAAGGGTGTCGACGTGATCGTCGGCACGCCCGGGCGTCTGCTGGACCTGGCGGGCCAGAAGAAGCTCGACCTCTCGCACGTGCGCGCGCTGGTCCTCGACGAGGCGGACGAGATGCTCGACCTGGGCTTCCTGCCGGACGTCGAGAAGATCATCCAGCAGCTGCCGGCCAAGCGTCAGACCATGCTGTTCTCCGCGACCATGCCGGGCGCCGTCATCGGTCTCGCCCGCCGTTACATGTCGCAGCCCACGCACATCAGCGCCACCTCGCCCGACGACGAGGGCGCGACCGTCCGCAACACCACCCAGCGCGTCTACCGCGCGCACTCCATGGACAAGCCCGAGATGGTCTCGCGCATCCTGCAGGCCGAAGGCCGCGGGCTCGCGATGATCTTCTGCCGCACGAAGCGGACCGCGGCGGACATCGCCGACCAGCTCGCACGCCGCGGCTTCGCCTCCGGAGCCGTCCACGGCGACCTGGGCCAGGGCGCCCGTGAGCAGGCGCTGCGCGCGTTTCGCAACGGCAAGGTCGACGTTCTCGTGTGCACCGACGTCGCCGCGCGAGGCATCGACGTCGAGGGCGTCACGCACGTCATCAACTACCAGTCGCCCGAGGACGAGAAGACCTACCTCCACCGCATCGGCCGCACAGGCCGCGCGGGAGCGTCCGGCACCGCCGTGACGCTGGTCGACTGGGACGACATCCCGCGGTGGCAGCTCATCAACAAGGCGCTGGACCTGGGCTTCCCGGACCCGCCGGAGACGTACTCCACGTCGCCGCACCTGTTCGAGGAGCTGTCCATCCCGGCCGGCACCAAGGGTGTCCTGCCGCGCGCCGAGCGCACGCGCGCCGGTCTGTCCGCGGAGGAGGTCGAGGACCTCGGCGAGACCGGTGGCCGCGGCCGCCGGGCCTCCGCGTCGGCCCCGGCAGCCCACGAAGAGCGCCCGGCCCGTACGCGTACGCCGCGTCAGCGTCGCCGCACCCGCGGCGGGGAGACGACGGCCGAGACGGCCGTGGCCGAGGCAGTCGTTCCCGAGCAGGCCGCCGGCGAAGCGTCCGCGGAGCCGCGCACGCCGCGCCGCCGCCGTCGTACCCGGGTGGGTGCGCAGGCGACCGCGGAGGCGACTGCCGTCGTGGAGACGGTCGAGCGGACCGCGCCCGTCGTCGAGGCGGAGGCCGAGACGGAGTCCAAGCCGCGCCGCCGCCGTACGCGCGGTGCCGCGCAGGCCGTCGTCGCGGAGGCCGAGGCGGTCGTCGCGGTCGCGGAGACCGCGACCGAGCCCGAGGCCGAGGCCAAGCCTCGTCGCCGCACCCGTGCCGCGAAGGCGGTCGACGCCGTCGAAGCCGGCACCGGGCCGGTCGACGCCGAAGCGGCCGTCGAGACCAAGCCGCGCCGGACCCGGACGCGTGCGGTCAAGGCCGTCGACACCGCCGAAGCCACCGACACCGAGGCGAAGCCCCGGCGGACGCGTGCGGCCAAGGCCGTCGACACCGCCGAGGCGGCCGTGACGGTCGAGGCCGACACGGAGACGAAGCCGCGCCGGACCCGCGCCCGCAAGGCCGTCGCCACGGTCGAGGCCGACGAGGCCGTCGAGGCCGACACCGGGACCAAGCCCCGCCGGACCCGCGCCCGCAAGGCCGCGGAGCCCAAGGCGGCGGTGGCGGCCGAGACCACGGTGGAGCCGGAGGCGAAGCCGCGTCGGACGCGTGCGCGCAAGGCGGTGGCGCAGCCGGAGAGCTGA
- a CDS encoding DUF6758 family protein — protein MRGEPSCPKCGGRVRAPGLFADSWQCDVHGAVHPLQPVIPPSVEALGVVVHRAQVPVWMPWPLPVGWLYTGVAYAGDDRSGGRATAVACSGPGPLGGIGELLLIAEELGVGLGSRYAGIDGPDPGPHIEVEKPPQAKVLAAGRPTPLWHVKGTPDDRAVFAGEARGLWLWAVVWPEQSGLLMYDELVLTDLRDAGAEVELLPCGALSPRLLS, from the coding sequence ATGAGGGGCGAACCCAGTTGCCCGAAGTGCGGTGGCCGGGTGAGGGCGCCCGGTCTCTTTGCCGACTCCTGGCAGTGCGATGTGCACGGCGCCGTGCACCCGCTGCAGCCGGTGATCCCGCCCAGTGTCGAAGCCCTCGGTGTCGTCGTGCACCGCGCGCAGGTCCCCGTGTGGATGCCCTGGCCGCTTCCGGTCGGCTGGCTCTACACCGGTGTCGCCTATGCGGGCGACGACCGCAGCGGCGGCCGGGCGACGGCCGTCGCGTGTTCCGGCCCGGGGCCGCTCGGCGGCATCGGAGAACTGCTGTTGATCGCCGAGGAGCTCGGCGTCGGCCTCGGGTCCCGTTACGCCGGTATCGACGGTCCGGACCCCGGGCCGCACATCGAGGTGGAGAAACCGCCGCAGGCCAAGGTGCTCGCCGCCGGCCGGCCCACCCCGCTGTGGCATGTCAAGGGCACCCCCGACGACCGGGCGGTGTTCGCCGGCGAAGCGCGGGGCCTGTGGCTGTGGGCGGTGGTCTGGCCGGAGCAGTCCGGGCTGCTGATGTACGACGAGCTGGTGCTCACGGACCTGCGGGACGCGGGCGCCGAGGTCGAGCTGCTGCCGTGCGGAGCCCTGTCGCCGCGCCTCCTCTCGTAG
- a CDS encoding PHP domain-containing protein, producing the protein MRIDLHTHSTASDGTDTPAELVRNASAAGLDVVALTDHDTTRGHAEAAAAVPAGVTLVTGAELSCRLDGIGLHMLAYLFDPEEPDLLRERELVRDDRVPRARAMVGKLRELGVPVEWEQVARIAGDGSVGRPHIAEALVELGVVPSVSDAFTPQWLADGGRAYVEKHELDPFTAIRLVKAAGGVTVFAHPLAVKRGRVVPEAAVAELAACGLDGIEVDHMDHDEATRARLRGLAQELGLLTTGSSDYHGSRKTCRLGEYTTDPEIYGEITRRATGAFPVPGTGGAVS; encoded by the coding sequence GTGCGCATCGACCTGCACACCCACTCCACGGCCTCGGACGGCACGGACACCCCGGCCGAGCTGGTGCGCAACGCGTCGGCCGCCGGTCTGGACGTCGTCGCGCTGACCGACCACGACACCACGCGCGGCCACGCGGAGGCCGCCGCGGCCGTCCCTGCGGGAGTGACTCTCGTCACCGGAGCCGAACTCTCCTGCCGCCTCGACGGCATCGGTCTCCACATGCTGGCGTACCTCTTCGACCCCGAGGAGCCCGACCTGCTGCGCGAGCGGGAGCTCGTGCGCGACGACCGGGTGCCGCGCGCCCGTGCGATGGTCGGCAAGCTCCGGGAGCTCGGCGTGCCCGTCGAGTGGGAGCAGGTCGCACGTATCGCCGGCGACGGCTCTGTAGGCCGGCCCCACATAGCGGAGGCCCTCGTCGAGCTCGGCGTGGTGCCCTCCGTGTCCGACGCCTTCACGCCCCAGTGGCTGGCCGACGGCGGCCGGGCGTACGTGGAGAAGCACGAGCTCGATCCCTTCACGGCGATCCGCCTGGTCAAGGCCGCCGGCGGCGTCACCGTCTTCGCCCACCCGCTCGCCGTGAAGCGCGGTCGCGTGGTGCCTGAGGCCGCCGTCGCGGAGCTCGCCGCATGCGGCCTCGACGGAATCGAGGTCGACCACATGGACCACGACGAGGCGACCCGCGCCCGGCTGCGCGGCCTCGCCCAGGAACTCGGCCTGCTGACGACGGGCTCCAGCGACTACCACGGCAGCCGCAAGACCTGCCGGCTCGGCGAGTACACCACCGATCCCGAGATCTACGGCGAGATCACCCGCCGTGCCACCGGGGCGTTCCCGGTGCCGGGCACGGGCGGAGCCGTTTCCTAG
- a CDS encoding ferritin-like fold-containing protein: protein METPDNATESTGHTGIAAQDWAAASAEPQYRAAVVDLLGALAYGELAAFERLAEDAKLAPSLGDKAELAKMASAEFHHFERLRDRLTAIDAEPTAAMEPFAQALDDFHRLTAPSDWLEGLVKAYVGDSIASDFYREVAARLDSDTRALVLAVLDDTGHGNFAVEKVRAAIEADPRVGGRLALWARRLMGEALSQAQRVVAERDALSTMLVGGVADGFDLAAVGEMFSRITKAHTKRMAALGLAA, encoded by the coding sequence ATGGAGACGCCTGACAACGCCACTGAATCCACCGGTCACACCGGGATCGCCGCCCAGGACTGGGCTGCGGCGTCCGCAGAACCGCAGTATCGTGCCGCCGTCGTGGACCTGCTCGGGGCACTCGCGTACGGCGAGCTGGCGGCATTCGAGCGGCTCGCGGAGGACGCCAAGCTGGCGCCGTCGCTCGGCGACAAGGCCGAGCTGGCGAAGATGGCCTCCGCCGAGTTCCACCACTTCGAGCGGTTGCGGGACCGGCTCACGGCCATCGACGCCGAGCCGACGGCCGCGATGGAGCCGTTCGCCCAGGCCCTGGACGACTTCCATCGGCTGACCGCGCCGTCCGACTGGCTGGAGGGCCTGGTCAAGGCCTACGTGGGCGACTCGATCGCCAGCGACTTCTACCGCGAGGTGGCCGCCCGCCTGGACAGCGACACCCGCGCCCTGGTGCTCGCCGTGCTCGACGACACCGGCCACGGGAACTTCGCCGTGGAGAAGGTCCGCGCGGCGATCGAGGCGGACCCGCGCGTCGGCGGCCGGCTGGCCCTGTGGGCGCGGCGGCTGATGGGCGAGGCCCTGTCCCAGGCGCAGCGGGTGGTGGCGGAGCGGGACGCCCTGTCCACGATGCTCGTGGGTGGTGTGGCGGACGGCTTCGACCTGGCGGCCGTCGGCGAGATGTTCTCCCGGATCACCAAGGCGCACACCAAGCGCATGGCCGCGCTGGGTCTGGCGGCATAA
- a CDS encoding DUF3152 domain-containing protein, with translation MGRHSRKGPLPKGARTGTDGGPDSGEREAVTAVPGNGRRRVSAGPGAAPGWNTPVHGGDHGAPHARGGHPEHREPGGGWGDWQGTPPAQGAQRVQPPQPRTMTGGPRIPGPRREYVEAFDQAPDPRPPRPDRYSPDYPYDSVTDWDTGYGRPPEIAADTEAEDAADPDTAAAGEPPAKGGKGRTFTGIAAAAVTTVLAVVVAGQVATDRSGEIGSQTSGGEREAQQRPDRSEGRPTPPQAAKPPAAPPTYQQLMTRQFPIDPELKASGDFEAVPGFDRAPGKGRKVSYRIDVEKGLGLDGGLFAKAVQETLNDDRSWAHGGAMTFERISSGEAEFVITLASPGTTAVWCAKSGLDTTVDNVSCDSASTERVMINAFRWAQGAETYGDDAMLAYRQMLINHEVGHRLGHNHVNCTTPGALAPVMQQQTKTLDVGGIKCRANPWVHPGD, from the coding sequence GTGGGACGACACAGCCGCAAGGGCCCCCTCCCGAAGGGAGCCCGCACCGGCACGGACGGTGGACCGGACTCCGGCGAACGGGAGGCCGTGACCGCCGTACCCGGCAACGGCCGACGCAGGGTCTCGGCGGGGCCGGGTGCCGCTCCCGGGTGGAACACTCCTGTCCACGGCGGCGACCACGGGGCGCCGCACGCTCGCGGCGGGCACCCCGAGCACCGCGAGCCCGGCGGCGGCTGGGGCGACTGGCAGGGCACGCCGCCGGCCCAGGGCGCGCAGCGCGTCCAGCCGCCGCAGCCGCGCACCATGACCGGCGGGCCGCGTATACCGGGCCCGCGCCGGGAGTACGTCGAGGCCTTCGACCAAGCCCCCGACCCGCGCCCCCCGCGCCCTGACCGGTACTCGCCCGACTACCCCTACGACTCCGTCACCGACTGGGACACGGGGTACGGGCGGCCGCCCGAGATCGCCGCGGACACCGAGGCCGAGGACGCTGCCGACCCGGACACCGCGGCGGCCGGGGAACCGCCGGCCAAGGGCGGCAAGGGTCGTACGTTCACGGGGATCGCGGCCGCCGCGGTGACCACCGTGCTCGCCGTGGTGGTGGCCGGACAGGTCGCGACGGACCGGTCGGGCGAGATCGGGTCGCAGACGTCCGGCGGGGAGCGGGAGGCGCAGCAGCGGCCCGACCGTTCGGAGGGCAGGCCCACCCCGCCCCAGGCCGCGAAGCCGCCGGCCGCGCCCCCGACCTACCAGCAGCTGATGACGCGGCAGTTCCCGATCGACCCGGAGCTCAAGGCCTCCGGTGACTTCGAGGCTGTTCCCGGCTTCGACAGGGCGCCGGGCAAGGGCCGCAAGGTCAGCTACCGCATCGACGTCGAGAAGGGCCTCGGCCTGGACGGCGGCCTCTTCGCCAAGGCCGTCCAGGAGACGTTGAACGACGACCGCAGCTGGGCGCACGGCGGGGCCATGACCTTCGAGCGGATCTCGTCGGGCGAGGCCGAGTTCGTCATCACGCTGGCCAGCCCCGGGACGACCGCCGTCTGGTGCGCGAAGTCCGGGCTCGACACGACCGTGGACAACGTCTCCTGCGACTCCGCCTCGACCGAGCGCGTGATGATCAACGCATTCCGGTGGGCGCAGGGCGCGGAGACCTACGGCGACGACGCGATGCTGGCCTATCGCCAGATGCTCATCAACCACGAGGTCGGGCACCGTCTCGGCCACAACCACGTGAACTGCACCACGCCGGGCGCGCTCGCGCCCGTGATGCAGCAGCAGACCAAGACGCTGGACGTCGGCGGCATCAAGTGCCGGGCCAATCCATGGGTGCACCCCGGAGATTGA
- a CDS encoding suppressor of fused domain protein — protein MEDVLALVEARLRSALGEPDARAAVTFLGTDRIEVLRFRDSDGGKDIVRYATLGMSAHPMTDPTAALADPVKGPRAELVLTVRAGLADTDKVLRPLAVLAASPQVEGVVVAPGASLDVGDALWPSAPFSSVLVAEPGGLVEDLELGDPMDPVRFLPLLPMTSNEAAWKRVHGAAELQERWLTHGTDLRDPLRRSVTLD, from the coding sequence ATGGAAGACGTTCTTGCTCTTGTCGAAGCCCGGCTGCGCAGCGCCCTCGGAGAACCGGACGCCCGCGCCGCGGTGACCTTTCTGGGCACCGACCGCATCGAGGTGCTGCGTTTCCGGGACAGTGACGGCGGCAAGGACATCGTGCGCTACGCCACCCTCGGCATGTCCGCGCACCCGATGACCGACCCCACCGCGGCCCTCGCCGACCCGGTGAAGGGCCCGCGCGCGGAGCTGGTGCTCACCGTCCGGGCGGGGCTCGCGGACACCGACAAGGTGCTGCGTCCGCTCGCGGTGCTGGCCGCGTCCCCGCAGGTGGAGGGCGTGGTCGTGGCACCGGGCGCCTCGCTCGACGTGGGTGACGCCCTGTGGCCTTCCGCGCCGTTCAGCTCCGTGCTCGTCGCGGAGCCGGGCGGGCTGGTGGAGGACCTGGAGCTGGGCGACCCGATGGACCCGGTGCGCTTCCTCCCGCTGCTGCCCATGACGTCGAACGAGGCGGCGTGGAAGCGGGTGCACGGCGCGGCGGAACTCCAGGAACGCTGGCTGACGCACGGGACGGACCTGCGCGATCCGCTGCGCCGGTCCGTGACGCTGGACTGA
- a CDS encoding NYN domain-containing protein — MNDAEIHQIAGRLERTNELLQRMLAEVAKTPSTHAIFVDAGYVYAAAGLLVAGTEDRRSFDLDAEGLIEAFIDKARTIFADSRLLRVYWYDGARRRIHTSEQQAIAELPDVKVRLGNLNANNQQKGVDSLIRTDLESLARHRAISDAALVGGDEDLVSAVEAAQGYGARVHLWGIEAGEGRNQAEPLLWEVDSQRTFDLDFCRPYITRRPVTTYENEGSPPPSRDEVRFVGAQIAATWLGERGRTELAELLPGHPYLPGSVDQDLLIEAERRLQRSLRGHALLRRALRDGFWQHLQSQF; from the coding sequence ATGAACGACGCAGAGATCCACCAGATCGCCGGCCGCCTGGAGCGCACCAATGAGCTCCTGCAGCGGATGCTCGCCGAAGTCGCGAAGACCCCGTCCACCCATGCCATCTTCGTCGACGCCGGTTACGTCTACGCTGCGGCCGGGTTGCTTGTGGCGGGCACGGAGGACCGGCGCTCCTTCGACCTCGACGCGGAAGGCCTGATCGAGGCCTTCATCGACAAGGCGCGCACCATCTTCGCCGACAGCCGACTGCTGCGGGTCTACTGGTACGACGGCGCACGGCGCCGTATCCACACGTCCGAGCAGCAGGCCATCGCGGAACTGCCCGACGTCAAGGTGCGTCTCGGCAACCTCAACGCCAACAACCAGCAGAAGGGCGTCGACTCCCTCATCCGCACCGACCTGGAGTCCCTCGCCCGGCATCGCGCCATCAGCGACGCGGCGCTCGTCGGCGGTGACGAGGACCTGGTCTCCGCGGTCGAGGCGGCCCAGGGATACGGCGCGCGGGTCCACCTGTGGGGCATCGAGGCGGGGGAGGGTCGCAACCAGGCGGAGCCGCTGCTGTGGGAGGTCGACAGCCAGCGCACCTTCGACCTGGACTTCTGCCGTCCCTACATCACCCGCAGGCCCGTGACGACCTACGAGAACGAGGGCTCGCCACCGCCCTCACGCGACGAGGTGCGTTTCGTGGGTGCGCAGATCGCAGCGACCTGGCTCGGCGAGCGCGGTCGTACCGAGCTGGCCGAACTGCTTCCCGGCCACCCCTATCTGCCCGGCTCCGTCGACCAGGACCTGCTCATCGAGGCGGAACGGCGGCTCCAGCGCTCGCTGCGCGGGCACGCGCTGCTTCGGCGTGCGCTGCGTGACGGCTTCTGGCAGCACCTCCAGTCCCAGTTCTGA
- a CDS encoding alpha/beta hydrolase, whose amino-acid sequence MSSTELPGARALSAAMAPKVAAVRVADGEKLRSVSLPGLTLTVRSRPPARAGLAPALYVHGLGGSSQNWSALMAQLEDVVDGEAIDLPGFGDSPPPDDGNYSVTGHARAVIRFLDASARGPVHLLGNSLGGAVCTRVAAVRPDLVRTLTLVSPALPELRVQRSAVPTALLAVPGITGLFARMTKDWTAERRTRGVLALCYGDPSRVTKEALRHAVDEMERRMSLPYFWDAMTRSARGIVDAYTLGGQQGLWRQAERVLAPTLLVYGRKDLLISYRMARKAAVAFRGSRMLTLPDAGHVAMMEYPEAVAQAFRELLDDCGRS is encoded by the coding sequence ATGTCTTCGACCGAGCTGCCGGGAGCCCGCGCCCTCAGTGCCGCGATGGCCCCGAAGGTCGCGGCGGTGCGCGTCGCCGACGGCGAGAAGCTCCGTTCCGTGTCCCTGCCCGGGCTCACCCTGACGGTCCGCTCCCGGCCCCCGGCTCGCGCCGGGCTGGCGCCCGCGCTGTACGTACACGGACTCGGCGGCTCCTCGCAGAACTGGTCGGCGCTGATGGCGCAGCTCGAGGACGTCGTGGACGGTGAGGCGATAGACCTGCCCGGCTTCGGGGACTCCCCGCCGCCGGACGACGGCAACTACTCGGTCACCGGTCACGCCAGGGCGGTGATCCGGTTCCTCGACGCGAGTGCCCGCGGTCCGGTGCATCTGCTGGGCAATTCCCTCGGCGGTGCCGTCTGTACCCGCGTCGCAGCCGTCAGGCCCGACCTGGTGCGCACCCTGACCCTTGTCTCGCCCGCCCTTCCCGAGCTTCGCGTGCAGCGCTCCGCCGTGCCGACCGCGTTGCTCGCCGTGCCGGGAATCACCGGGCTCTTCGCGCGGATGACCAAGGACTGGACCGCTGAACGCCGCACCCGTGGGGTACTGGCGCTGTGTTACGGAGACCCCTCACGGGTGACGAAGGAGGCCCTCCGCCACGCGGTCGATGAGATGGAACGGCGGATGAGCCTTCCCTACTTCTGGGACGCCATGACCAGGTCCGCACGGGGGATCGTGGACGCCTACACCCTCGGCGGACAGCAGGGTCTGTGGCGCCAGGCGGAGCGTGTGCTCGCCCCGACCCTCCTCGTCTACGGGCGCAAGGACCTCCTCATCTCGTACCGTATGGCGCGCAAGGCGGCAGTGGCGTTCCGGGGTTCCCGGATGCTGACGCTCCCGGACGCCGGGCACGTTGCGATGATGGAGTACCCGGAAGCGGTCGCCCAGGCCTTCCGGGAGCTGCTCGACGACTGCGGTAGGAGCTGA
- a CDS encoding TetR/AcrR family transcriptional regulator gives MTAIEQTEAARPRGTRLPRRARRNQLLGAAQEVFVAQGYHSAAMDDIAERAGVSKPVLYQHFPGKLELYLALLDQHCESLLQAVRGALASTTDNKLRVAATMDAYFAYVEDEGGAFRLVFESDLTNEPAVRERVDRVSLQCAEAISDVIAEDTGLSKDESMLLAVGLGGVSQVVARYWLSSGSAIPRDTAVQLLTSLAWRGIAGFPLHGTDQQH, from the coding sequence GTGACAGCCATCGAGCAGACAGAGGCGGCGCGCCCGCGGGGCACACGCCTGCCACGCCGAGCCCGCAGAAACCAGCTCCTGGGCGCCGCCCAGGAGGTTTTCGTGGCTCAGGGATACCACTCGGCGGCGATGGACGACATCGCCGAGCGTGCCGGAGTCAGCAAGCCCGTGCTCTACCAGCACTTCCCGGGCAAGCTCGAGCTCTACCTGGCTCTGTTGGACCAGCACTGCGAGTCGCTGCTCCAGGCCGTCCGCGGCGCGCTCGCCTCGACGACGGACAACAAGCTCCGCGTCGCCGCCACCATGGACGCCTACTTCGCCTACGTCGAGGACGAGGGCGGTGCCTTCCGGCTGGTCTTCGAGTCGGACCTGACCAACGAGCCCGCCGTCCGTGAGCGGGTGGACCGGGTGTCGTTGCAGTGCGCCGAGGCCATCTCCGACGTGATCGCGGAGGACACGGGCCTGTCCAAGGACGAGTCGATGCTGCTGGCGGTGGGTCTGGGCGGCGTCTCCCAGGTCGTCGCCCGGTACTGGCTCTCCAGCGGCTCGGCCATCCCGCGGGACACCGCGGTACAGCTGCTCACGTCGCTCGCCTGGCGCGGTATCGCGGGCTTCCCGCTGCACGGCACCGACCAGCAGCACTGA
- a CDS encoding MarC family protein: MFDAAVFGSLFLTLFVIMDPPGITPIFLALTSGRATKVQRRMAWQAVAVAFGVITVFGILGQQILDYLHVSVPALMIAGGLLLLLIALDLLTGKTDEPKQTKDVNVALVPLGMPLLAGPGAIVSVILAVQHADGAGEQVSVWAAIVAMHVVLWLTMRYSLVIIRLIKDGGVVLVTRLAGMMLSAIAVQQIINGVTQVVQGA, from the coding sequence GTGTTCGACGCTGCCGTTTTCGGCTCCCTGTTCCTGACCCTCTTCGTCATCATGGATCCCCCCGGGATCACGCCGATCTTCCTCGCCCTCACCTCCGGGCGCGCCACCAAGGTGCAGCGCCGGATGGCGTGGCAGGCCGTGGCCGTCGCCTTCGGCGTGATCACGGTCTTCGGCATCCTCGGTCAGCAGATCCTCGACTATCTGCATGTCTCCGTCCCCGCGCTGATGATCGCCGGCGGACTGCTCCTGCTGCTGATCGCCCTGGACCTGCTCACCGGCAAGACGGACGAGCCCAAGCAGACCAAGGACGTCAACGTGGCGCTGGTGCCGCTGGGTATGCCGCTGCTGGCGGGGCCCGGCGCGATCGTCTCCGTGATCCTCGCCGTGCAGCACGCGGACGGGGCGGGGGAGCAGGTCTCCGTGTGGGCGGCGATCGTCGCCATGCATGTCGTGCTCTGGCTGACCATGCGCTATTCGCTGGTGATCATCCGCCTGATCAAGGACGGCGGCGTGGTGCTGGTGACCCGGCTCGCCGGCATGATGCTCTCCGCGATCGCCGTGCAGCAGATCATCAACGGCGTCACCCAGGTCGTCCAGGGCGCCTGA
- a CDS encoding DUF3107 domain-containing protein, protein MEVKIGVQHAPRELVLESGESAEEVERVVAEALAGKSQLLSLTDEKGRRVLVPVDRLAYVDIGESTTRRVGFGAL, encoded by the coding sequence GTGGAGGTCAAGATCGGCGTGCAGCACGCGCCCCGGGAGCTCGTTCTGGAGAGCGGGGAGTCCGCCGAGGAGGTCGAGCGCGTCGTGGCAGAAGCGCTGGCCGGCAAGTCACAGCTGCTCAGCCTCACGGACGAGAAGGGCCGCAGGGTCCTGGTACCGGTCGACAGGCTCGCCTATGTCGACATCGGTGAGTCCACGACGCGGCGCGTGGGGTTCGGCGCGCTGTAG
- a CDS encoding alpha/beta hydrolase: MSRPPTFVPPACARPRALSTSRGAFAVLDARPSGDVRGTALLLPGYTGSKEDFIALLEPLTAAGYRAVTVDGRGQYETAGSADQAAYAQDELARDVLAQAAALGGPLHLVGHSLGGQIARAAVLMDASPFVTLTLMSSGPAQISPAQQQRVKLLSDALTVMPMDQVWEAILAFDAPEDAAEEATEDREDLRRRWLLHNPAQLLATGRQLTTEPDRVAELAAVRPPHTHVLSGERDDTWPVPLLDAMAERLGAHRTVVAGAEHSPNTDRPAETAAALVRFWDQY, encoded by the coding sequence ATGAGCCGGCCGCCCACCTTCGTTCCGCCCGCCTGCGCCCGTCCCCGCGCGCTCTCCACCTCGCGCGGCGCGTTCGCCGTGCTCGACGCGCGGCCGTCCGGGGACGTGCGCGGCACCGCGCTGCTGCTGCCCGGGTACACGGGCAGCAAGGAGGACTTCATCGCGCTGCTCGAGCCGCTGACGGCGGCCGGGTATCGCGCCGTCACGGTCGACGGCCGCGGCCAGTACGAAACGGCCGGCTCTGCCGATCAAGCCGCGTACGCCCAGGACGAGTTGGCCCGGGACGTGCTGGCCCAGGCGGCGGCGCTGGGTGGTCCGCTGCACCTCGTGGGGCATTCACTCGGCGGACAGATCGCCCGCGCCGCCGTCCTCATGGACGCCTCACCGTTCGTGACGCTGACCCTGATGTCGTCCGGTCCGGCGCAGATCAGTCCGGCCCAGCAGCAGCGGGTGAAGCTGCTGAGCGACGCGCTCACGGTGATGCCGATGGACCAGGTGTGGGAGGCGATCCTCGCCTTCGACGCACCGGAGGACGCGGCGGAGGAAGCCACGGAGGACCGGGAGGATCTGCGACGCCGATGGCTGCTGCACAACCCGGCCCAGCTCCTTGCCACGGGACGGCAGTTGACGACCGAACCGGACAGGGTCGCCGAACTCGCCGCCGTACGCCCGCCGCACACGCATGTGCTGTCGGGCGAACGTGACGACACCTGGCCGGTGCCGCTGCTGGACGCGATGGCGGAGCGACTGGGCGCGCACCGGACGGTGGTGGCCGGTGCGGAGCACTCCCCGAACACCGACCGCCCGGCGGAGACCGCCGCGGCGCTCGTCCGGTTCTGGGATCAGTACTGA